From the Candidatus Stygibacter australis genome, one window contains:
- a CDS encoding O-antigen ligase family protein, with translation MKYVIFFLALIIGVPAGIVFARVNKTVEKIVFFLYIFLTTEEITINFVSREFFKGTSRGFEVGIVDLIGIILYSLIVLRAQKKPPRIIPPGAPIYFILFGFCLISITNSAPGYVMNSFFEIWKMIRMYLYFWINYNYIIKYSQYDYIVYCFRAIILYISYHVIRQKYFMGLWQAKGPFPHQNSLVMYMIVLNSVVLAFIMNKKQRIKLFWWITTFALGSLCIVSTFSRAGIVCFVLSCMVIMMLSFTNSVNPRKVGVTILIMFIGLLGAIRSMDSVITRFESAPVESANVRKMLAISAVNMANDKTFGVGLNNFGLKVNLPYHYSDHIEELTEETQGGLVETIYLSYAAETGWHNMVVYFLLLFYFYFKNLSNYVKYRHSDYIWLPIGLAGGLMGIYMESALEWVLKQSNNFYQLMLCFALIGSMDRLYRDKQKLKWLNWKKKLRKIREEEREKGKITIPHY, from the coding sequence ATGAAATATGTGATTTTCTTTCTTGCCCTGATAATCGGGGTGCCAGCGGGGATAGTATTTGCACGAGTAAATAAAACTGTCGAGAAGATAGTTTTTTTTCTTTATATATTTCTTACAACAGAAGAGATTACGATCAATTTTGTATCACGCGAGTTTTTCAAAGGAACTTCAAGAGGTTTTGAAGTTGGAATTGTGGATTTGATTGGCATCATACTTTACAGCCTGATAGTACTTAGAGCACAAAAAAAACCACCTCGAATTATTCCTCCAGGAGCACCAATCTATTTTATACTTTTTGGTTTTTGTCTGATTTCAATAACTAATTCGGCTCCTGGATATGTGATGAATTCCTTTTTTGAGATCTGGAAAATGATCAGGATGTATTTGTATTTTTGGATCAATTATAATTATATTATTAAATACTCTCAATATGATTATATTGTATATTGTTTCAGGGCTATTATATTGTATATCAGCTATCATGTGATCAGACAGAAGTACTTTATGGGTTTATGGCAGGCAAAAGGACCTTTTCCTCATCAGAATTCACTGGTGATGTATATGATTGTATTGAACTCAGTAGTTCTTGCCTTTATCATGAACAAGAAGCAAAGGATCAAGCTTTTCTGGTGGATAACCACATTTGCTCTGGGTAGTCTTTGTATTGTTTCCACATTTTCCCGAGCGGGAATTGTCTGCTTTGTATTATCATGTATGGTGATCATGATGCTGTCCTTCACAAATTCTGTAAACCCCCGAAAAGTTGGTGTTACGATATTGATCATGTTCATCGGATTATTAGGGGCAATCAGATCAATGGATTCAGTTATCACAAGATTTGAATCTGCTCCCGTAGAATCTGCCAATGTACGAAAGATGCTGGCAATATCTGCTGTCAATATGGCAAATGATAAAACATTCGGAGTGGGATTAAATAATTTTGGGCTCAAGGTTAACTTGCCATATCATTATTCAGACCATATAGAAGAATTAACAGAAGAAACCCAGGGGGGACTAGTGGAAACAATATATCTCAGTTATGCTGCAGAAACCGGATGGCATAATATGGTTGTATATTTTTTATTACTATTTTATTTCTATTTCAAGAATTTGAGTAATTATGTAAAATATCGTCATTCAGATTATATCTGGCTGCCAATTGGACTTGCTGGCGGATTAATGGGTATTTATATGGAATCAGCTTTGGAGTGGGTGCTCAAACAATCCAATAATTTTTATCAGCTTATGCTATGTTTTGCCCTGATAGGAAGTATGGATAGATTATACCGGGACAAACAGAAATTAAAATGGTTGAATTGGAAGAAAAAACTCAGGAAAATCAGAGAAGAAGAACGAGAAAAGGGTAAGATAACCATTCCCCATTATTAA
- a CDS encoding oligosaccharide flippase family protein, giving the protein MKDNLKKLIAINTIANYGLTISRFITQIILTRILFLNLGAVAYGFWALLWSIFGYSLLLDFGFGTSVQKYSAEVTVTGDYDKYNHQISTVITSYAIMSTLIIVATLVMSQFLTKLFIFPDGTDVIYFKKVFIFFGLGTALTFPSGAFTEILRGVGKIYLRNLVNFITLILNFVGIIIIFKLGYGLLELAVFSVIINLINNLSMASFCFKLLPKMRIMPKYFELGMLKEVVSFSIFAYLIMFANIIIFKTDQIVLGVMLGVTAVAIYQVASRSANVLLQFTHQFQETLTPVAAALHQDGQHDRLRRILFNSNRIIALISTLLFIILTSLIKPVLLIWLEIDPSNPQFADTYQDTIHIAYLMNISIYLLLVFRSGSSKVLLMTGSHKFLSYVAIAESIMNVGFSILFIKLIGVVGVAIGTLIPNVILGIFVIFPKAARYSQISIKETIARIYLPLVFVCIPPLLFVSYFNYITPLAKWNFITLVLVSILMAVLYLIPAWFLMLSSEERKLALNRINKFSHRK; this is encoded by the coding sequence ATGAAAGATAATCTTAAGAAACTGATTGCCATTAATACAATTGCTAATTATGGACTTACTATTTCCCGCTTTATTACCCAGATCATTCTTACTCGAATTCTTTTCCTCAATCTTGGAGCAGTTGCATATGGTTTCTGGGCACTACTCTGGTCTATATTTGGCTACAGTCTGCTTCTGGATTTCGGATTTGGCACTTCTGTCCAGAAATACAGCGCAGAAGTTACCGTTACTGGCGATTATGATAAATATAACCATCAAATATCTACTGTGATCACATCTTATGCGATAATGTCCACATTGATAATTGTCGCAACGCTGGTCATGTCACAATTTCTCACAAAATTATTTATTTTCCCTGATGGTACAGATGTTATTTATTTCAAAAAAGTATTTATTTTCTTTGGTTTAGGTACCGCTCTCACTTTTCCATCCGGAGCATTTACCGAAATCCTGCGGGGAGTGGGTAAGATATATCTCCGCAACCTGGTGAACTTTATTACTCTAATATTAAATTTTGTAGGTATTATCATAATTTTTAAATTAGGATATGGACTTTTAGAACTGGCAGTATTTTCTGTGATCATTAATCTGATCAATAACCTATCCATGGCATCCTTTTGCTTCAAGCTGCTGCCCAAAATGAGGATAATGCCAAAATATTTCGAGCTCGGGATGCTCAAAGAGGTAGTCAGTTTTAGCATTTTTGCCTATCTGATCATGTTTGCTAATATTATTATCTTTAAAACTGATCAAATAGTTCTCGGCGTTATGCTGGGCGTTACAGCTGTTGCCATATATCAGGTTGCTTCCCGCTCAGCAAATGTTCTGCTTCAATTTACTCACCAGTTCCAGGAAACTCTCACTCCTGTAGCTGCTGCTCTTCATCAAGATGGTCAGCATGACAGATTAAGACGTATTTTGTTTAATTCAAACCGCATTATTGCGCTCATCTCAACCCTGCTATTTATTATTCTCACATCACTCATTAAACCAGTATTGCTTATCTGGCTGGAAATTGATCCGTCAAATCCCCAGTTTGCTGATACATATCAGGATACTATTCATATAGCTTATCTGATGAATATCTCAATCTATCTGCTGCTGGTTTTCCGTAGTGGTTCTTCCAAGGTTTTACTGATGACCGGTTCTCATAAATTCCTATCTTATGTGGCAATTGCAGAAAGCATTATGAATGTAGGATTTTCTATTCTCTTTATCAAATTGATCGGTGTTGTGGGAGTGGCTATAGGTACTTTGATCCCCAACGTGATCCTGGGTATTTTTGTTATTTTCCCCAAAGCTGCCAGATATAGTCAGATTTCTATAAAAGAAACTATTGCCAGGATTTATCTGCCACTTGTTTTTGTATGTATCCCTCCGCTTCTATTTGTCAGCTATTTTAATTATATAACCCCCTTAGCCAAGTGGAATTTCATCACTCTCGTACTGGTTTCAATACTGATGGCTGTGTTGTACCTCATTCCTGCCTGGTTCCTGATGCTCTCATCTGAGGAAAGAAAGCTGGCACTGAACCGCATAAATAAATTTTCTCACCGCAAATGA
- a CDS encoding SLBB domain-containing protein has product MIYRSHTSNQISKSVISLIFILLINGMALFITGCSDPELKDETLEALPQYLEELKIEEGEQETRYAALLELHNLEPETYVIGSGNEFDIKVFAFGEIEEEYNTYNAIVKSDGTISVNYIDEDIYILGMTMEEARNEIKKHITEIYDPRVAMNPKKLQSSFVTIMGQARDPGNYQIYADMRILDALAEAQGFASGIVKGTTKELADLSGSFIVRDNKVLPVDFLELVRKGNQLHNIPVKDGDYIFISSLANQELYILGEVMNPNAYLYKESLSLIQLVAFAGGFSENAQSNVYLIRGTLSHPRVFIVDTDAILHGNSRDVVLKPNDIVYVPRTLLGEWNQVISQILPSLQAIQSGYIVNSIFDDIINNK; this is encoded by the coding sequence ATGATATACAGAAGCCATACTTCCAATCAAATTTCTAAATCAGTTATAAGTTTAATATTTATCCTGTTAATTAATGGGATGGCTTTATTTATTACGGGTTGCAGCGATCCAGAGCTAAAAGATGAGACGCTTGAAGCATTGCCACAATACCTGGAAGAATTGAAAATAGAAGAAGGTGAGCAAGAGACTCGTTATGCTGCTCTTTTGGAATTGCATAACCTGGAACCTGAGACCTATGTGATAGGTTCAGGTAATGAATTTGATATCAAAGTATTTGCCTTTGGTGAAATTGAAGAAGAATATAATACTTATAATGCGATAGTGAAATCAGATGGTACTATATCAGTAAACTACATCGATGAAGATATTTATATTTTGGGCATGACAATGGAAGAAGCCAGAAATGAAATAAAAAAGCACATCACAGAAATCTATGATCCCAGAGTAGCCATGAACCCTAAAAAACTGCAGAGCTCTTTTGTTACTATCATGGGTCAGGCAAGGGATCCAGGAAATTATCAAATTTATGCAGATATGCGAATCCTGGATGCTCTGGCAGAAGCTCAGGGATTTGCATCTGGTATTGTGAAAGGAACCACGAAGGAACTTGCTGATCTTTCCGGCAGTTTTATTGTCCGGGATAACAAGGTATTACCAGTAGATTTTCTGGAACTGGTAAGGAAGGGAAATCAGCTCCATAATATTCCTGTGAAAGATGGTGATTACATCTTTATAAGTTCACTTGCAAATCAGGAATTATATATTTTGGGCGAGGTTATGAATCCCAATGCATATCTATATAAAGAAAGTCTATCTTTGATCCAATTGGTCGCTTTTGCTGGTGGATTTAGTGAAAATGCCCAAAGCAACGTTTATCTGATAAGGGGAACTTTATCTCACCCCAGGGTTTTTATCGTAGATACAGATGCAATTCTTCATGGAAATTCCCGTGATGTTGTTCTTAAGCCGAATGATATCGTATATGTTCCACGCACATTACTGGGCGAATGGAATCAGGTAATTTCACAAATTCTGCCTTCATTGCAGGCAATTCAATCTGGTTATATAGTAAATTCCATTTTTGATGATATAATTAATAATAAATAG
- a CDS encoding endonuclease/exonuclease/phosphatase family protein, which produces MLRVACWILILSLFLTACGIDEPVNNNDDDPDISDLTIGSNETLEIVTWNIQSFPKLENETIDLVVQLINEMDADIICMQEIEDNAAFIELDSQLTNWDGFRGSGAAYSINLAVLYKNSADFQLESIEELFTDDWYAFPRSPIQLEFLWNNETFFVINNHLKAMGEEDDIERRREACEGLHDYILTELPDENVIITGDLNDLIIDPPDTNVFNVFLDDPDNFLFADYDIAYGSALHWSWNNGSSHLDHIIISNELFDEFTNPQSSIQTIRIDDYLDGGWSFYDDFVSDHRPVALTLHF; this is translated from the coding sequence ATGTTGAGAGTAGCTTGCTGGATATTGATACTCAGCCTGTTTCTGACTGCCTGCGGGATTGATGAACCTGTTAATAATAACGATGATGACCCTGATATCAGCGATCTCACCATTGGTTCTAATGAAACTCTGGAAATCGTTACTTGGAATATCCAATCCTTTCCGAAACTTGAAAATGAAACCATTGATCTTGTAGTGCAATTGATCAATGAAATGGATGCTGATATTATCTGCATGCAGGAAATAGAAGATAATGCTGCTTTTATCGAACTTGATAGCCAGCTTACCAACTGGGACGGTTTCAGAGGAAGTGGCGCTGCTTATAGTATCAATCTGGCTGTGTTATATAAAAATTCTGCTGATTTTCAGCTCGAAAGCATTGAAGAACTTTTTACTGATGACTGGTATGCTTTCCCCAGGTCTCCGATTCAGCTGGAATTCCTCTGGAACAATGAGACCTTCTTCGTGATCAATAATCACCTGAAAGCCATGGGGGAAGAGGATGATATAGAACGCCGTCGGGAAGCTTGCGAGGGTCTTCATGACTATATACTCACTGAGCTGCCTGATGAAAATGTGATAATTACCGGTGATCTTAATGACTTGATCATAGACCCGCCTGACACCAATGTCTTTAATGTATTTCTCGATGATCCCGATAATTTCCTGTTTGCAGACTATGATATAGCTTATGGTTCAGCACTTCACTGGTCATGGAATAATGGCTCTTCTCACCTTGATCATATCATTATCTCAAATGAACTCTTTGATGAGTTTACTAATCCTCAGTCTAGTATCCAGACTATCAGAATAGATGATTATCTTGATGGTGGCTGGAGCTTTTATGACGATTTTGTTTCTGATCACAGACCAGTAGCTCTCACACTTCATTTCTAA
- a CDS encoding HAD family hydrolase, whose translation MSNSAVFLDRDGVINLDPSYINDPADMIIYPFAAEAIRNFNKLNLKVIVVTNQSGIARGMITFQQLQDIHQKMIDDLAREGAYIDKIYFSPYHIKGKIEPYNIQHEDRKPDIGLFKKACLEFQLDPHTSFMIGDRKSDMIFAHRAQLIPILVLTGDGKSDYIESGFFRQYEYAPRFIAQDILAASWLIEKLIKE comes from the coding sequence ATGAGCAATTCCGCTGTTTTCCTCGACCGTGATGGGGTGATCAATCTCGATCCCAGCTATATCAATGACCCTGCGGATATGATCATATATCCCTTTGCTGCCGAAGCTATCAGAAATTTTAATAAACTCAATCTCAAGGTTATTGTAGTTACCAATCAAAGTGGAATTGCCAGAGGAATGATCACTTTCCAGCAATTGCAGGATATTCATCAGAAAATGATAGATGATCTAGCCAGAGAAGGTGCGTATATTGATAAAATTTATTTCTCACCTTATCATATAAAAGGCAAAATTGAACCCTATAATATCCAGCATGAAGACCGAAAACCTGATATTGGTTTATTCAAAAAAGCCTGTCTGGAATTTCAACTTGACCCCCACACTTCATTTATGATTGGTGACCGGAAGTCAGATATGATCTTTGCTCATCGGGCTCAATTGATCCCGATACTGGTTCTCACAGGTGATGGCAAAAGTGATTATATCGAAAGTGGGTTCTTCCGGCAATATGAATATGCCCCGAGATTTATTGCTCAGGATATCCTCGCTGCCAGTTGGCTTATTGAAAAATTGATCAAGGAATAA